Proteins encoded together in one Heliomicrobium gestii window:
- a CDS encoding MBL fold metallo-hydrolase, with protein MFRITFFGTGNGLSYPNRENTFFLAQHLPGGTAYLVDCGGAPWPKLVKAGVGPEELGAIVITHAHPDHSYGLPALIQSLWLAGRKKPLPIYCPAGARKIVQGLLDLFELPTKPKMFPIEFREQSLEPKETEAIREGSLTVSTFPAIHGIPTMGLSFLYESKDEPEKSPIKVVYSADTVYNPLLETVAMDAACLIHECNGAEEAAGKHSSLHDVVRLMEKTKPKQVVLVHLTEGEAYERLMAQYGLKQPRFMLADDGMSIRVTG; from the coding sequence ATGTTTCGTATCACCTTCTTTGGGACGGGGAACGGCTTAAGTTATCCCAATCGGGAAAACACCTTTTTCCTGGCGCAACATCTCCCCGGCGGAACCGCCTATCTGGTCGACTGCGGTGGCGCTCCCTGGCCCAAACTGGTTAAGGCTGGTGTGGGTCCGGAGGAATTGGGCGCGATCGTGATCACCCACGCCCATCCGGATCACTCCTACGGGTTGCCGGCGTTGATCCAGAGCCTCTGGTTGGCTGGCCGCAAAAAGCCCTTGCCTATCTATTGCCCGGCGGGAGCGCGGAAAATCGTGCAGGGGCTGCTCGATCTCTTCGAATTGCCGACAAAACCGAAGATGTTTCCCATCGAGTTTCGGGAGCAGTCCTTGGAGCCAAAAGAGACTGAGGCGATCCGTGAGGGCTCGCTGACTGTCTCCACCTTTCCGGCCATCCATGGCATCCCGACGATGGGACTTTCCTTCCTGTATGAATCGAAGGATGAACCGGAGAAGAGCCCCATCAAAGTCGTCTATTCGGCTGACACCGTGTACAATCCCCTTTTGGAAACTGTTGCCATGGACGCTGCCTGTCTCATCCATGAGTGCAACGGCGCTGAAGAGGCTGCGGGCAAGCATTCGTCCCTTCACGATGTGGTGCGATTGATGGAGAAGACAAAACCGAAACAGGTGGTATTGGTTCATCTGACCGAGGGGGAGGCTTATGAACGTTTAATGGCTCAGTACGGCTTAAAACAGCCCCGTTTTATGCTTGCTGACGATGGCATGAGCATTCGTGTGACCGGGTGA
- a CDS encoding MFS transporter yields the protein MQWRDPVDKRNFYFLTANGALYFTALAFIDGTIVVPLFLNQLTQSPILVGFASTVRTVGFFLPQILMAGWVTGATRLHRFIFRLHLITRLSLLLPALAIWFDWAPAMVAVLFLSAYTLFSFGEGIAQVPLMDIFGRTIDESHRGKLFGTMQALGGLGALAGTLAVQRVFASPRLAFPDNFALLIIIGGAFLFLSTTMIRLAVDPPKTKGKARELSVFHVVSRIPQYLQEHRLFSQMLLVQVLTSFNVLGFPFYILFVRQAAILPPWAPGVLLSLQVLGQVSGGLLLGYLSDRFGNRRTIMTVTSLNIAVPLLIVLSQGLGGYAAFAGTGLGFMSLGACLGGWLGFVNYLMETTAVEKRPVYVSLSNLFSAPVALLPITAGAFLRLVPMEWIFWVVAAIETAALFLAYRLPEPRTLGEVGTLATVGEVGKTDVNGPVQGKKTPFGNGGPSPAYRPDEEKE from the coding sequence ATGCAGTGGCGCGATCCGGTGGACAAACGAAACTTTTATTTTCTGACGGCCAACGGCGCCCTCTACTTTACCGCTCTCGCCTTCATCGATGGCACCATCGTCGTTCCGCTTTTCCTCAACCAACTTACCCAATCGCCCATCCTGGTGGGCTTTGCCTCCACTGTCCGAACGGTCGGTTTTTTCCTGCCCCAAATCCTGATGGCCGGATGGGTAACCGGGGCTACCCGGCTGCACCGCTTCATCTTCCGGCTCCACCTGATCACACGCCTCTCCCTGCTCCTCCCTGCCCTGGCGATCTGGTTTGACTGGGCGCCGGCGATGGTAGCCGTGCTGTTCTTGAGCGCCTACACCCTGTTTTCCTTCGGTGAGGGGATCGCTCAAGTCCCTTTGATGGATATCTTCGGCCGGACCATCGATGAATCCCACCGGGGAAAGCTCTTCGGCACCATGCAAGCCCTCGGCGGGTTGGGCGCTTTGGCCGGCACCCTGGCAGTCCAGCGCGTCTTCGCCTCGCCGCGCCTGGCCTTCCCTGATAACTTCGCTCTGCTCATCATCATCGGCGGCGCTTTTTTATTCCTATCGACGACGATGATCCGTCTGGCTGTCGATCCGCCAAAGACCAAGGGGAAGGCGCGGGAGTTGTCGGTCTTCCATGTGGTCAGCCGCATCCCCCAGTACCTGCAGGAGCATCGCCTCTTCTCGCAGATGCTGCTCGTCCAGGTGCTGACCAGTTTCAATGTGCTGGGCTTTCCCTTCTATATCCTCTTTGTCCGTCAGGCGGCGATCCTGCCCCCCTGGGCGCCTGGCGTCCTGTTGTCCTTGCAGGTGCTCGGACAGGTGAGCGGTGGTTTGCTGTTGGGGTATCTGAGCGATCGCTTCGGCAACCGGCGGACGATCATGACTGTAACCTCCCTAAACATCGCCGTCCCTCTGCTCATCGTCTTATCGCAGGGGCTCGGGGGATACGCTGCCTTCGCCGGAACGGGCCTCGGCTTTATGAGCCTGGGCGCCTGCTTGGGGGGATGGCTGGGCTTCGTCAATTACCTCATGGAAACGACGGCGGTGGAGAAGCGACCTGTCTATGTGAGCCTGTCGAACCTATTCTCGGCTCCCGTCGCCCTTCTTCCCATCACCGCCGGCGCCTTCCTCCGGCTCGTTCCGATGGAGTGGATCTTCTGGGTTGTGGCGGCGATAGAAACGGCAGCCCTGTTCTTGGCGTACCGGTTGCCAGAACCGCGGACGTTGGGGGAGGTGGGGACGCTGGCGACGGTAGGCGAGGTTGGGAAGACGGACGTCAACGGGCCAGTTCAGGGGAAGAAAACCCCCTTCGGCAATGGGGGGCCATCGCCGGCTTATCGACCTGATGAGGAAAAGGAATGA
- the ldhH gene encoding L-lactate dehydrogenase (quinone) large subunit LdhH: MSNEQHNQDFKASIQKALNDQVMRGALSRFADAYPTARKNAYEGVDIEALRSEIACAKGKNGENLDQLIQLFTENATKRGAKVYFAKTAEDANRYIANLAIEKKVKKIVKSKSMASEEIHLNDHLKKAGLIVNETDLGEWIIQLAGQKPSHMVMPAIHLSKEQVAGYFSKELKSDIPPDIPLMVQKARVELRTKFLEADMGISGANFAVAETGTIATVTNEGNARLTTTLPRVHVALVGIEKVINDFKEAANIIKALPKSATGQLITSYVTMVTGVTPTEVDGQVQDKELHIVLMDNGRSDMLKDPKFKQAWQCIRCASCLNVCPAYQMVGGHVYGHIYAGGIGAILTFFFNDPTDAEKPQNLCLGCGRCTEVCPGKIPIPDLILEMRRRMAQKKGIGLIPKAIFDLVANRKLMHSLLRVASIGQFPLTGGKPFIRHLPFFFSELTKERSLPAVAPKPFRDIAKEREKKNTGKKKRVNFYAGCLIDFVYPHIGTAVYDVLEHAGCEVYFPWEQACCGAPAKYMGDTDSQTRLAKQNVAAMEEGNPDYIVSACPTCTVAMMEDVVEVLKEDPAWHERAKKVAAKVRDFSALAEELGVKAPGKKKSLKGKFTYHDSCHYRRHLHLSDVPRKLLTEVAGMELVEMKDSDQCCGMAGSYLVKFPEISAPILQKKLDNIAATGSELVCVDCPGCVMQIAGGLDKRHSSVKIRHTAEILAEALRKG; encoded by the coding sequence ATGTCCAACGAGCAGCACAACCAGGACTTCAAAGCGTCGATTCAAAAAGCCCTGAACGACCAGGTCATGCGGGGCGCCCTCAGCCGCTTCGCCGACGCCTACCCGACGGCTCGCAAAAATGCCTATGAGGGTGTCGACATTGAGGCGCTGCGCAGTGAGATCGCCTGTGCCAAAGGGAAAAACGGCGAAAATCTGGACCAACTGATCCAACTGTTCACCGAAAACGCCACCAAGCGCGGCGCCAAGGTCTACTTTGCCAAGACGGCGGAAGACGCCAACCGCTACATCGCCAACCTGGCCATTGAGAAAAAAGTCAAAAAGATTGTCAAATCCAAGTCCATGGCATCCGAAGAGATCCACCTGAACGATCACCTGAAAAAAGCCGGCCTGATCGTCAATGAAACCGACCTTGGCGAATGGATCATCCAACTGGCCGGCCAGAAGCCGAGCCACATGGTCATGCCCGCCATCCATCTCTCGAAAGAGCAGGTCGCCGGCTACTTCAGCAAGGAACTGAAGTCGGACATCCCGCCTGACATCCCCCTCATGGTGCAAAAAGCCCGCGTCGAACTGCGCACCAAGTTCCTGGAAGCCGACATGGGCATCTCCGGCGCCAACTTCGCCGTCGCCGAGACAGGCACCATCGCCACCGTTACCAATGAGGGCAACGCCCGCCTGACGACAACACTGCCGCGCGTGCATGTCGCCCTCGTCGGCATAGAAAAGGTGATCAATGACTTTAAGGAAGCGGCGAACATCATCAAGGCGTTGCCGAAGAGCGCCACGGGCCAACTGATCACCAGCTACGTCACCATGGTTACCGGCGTCACCCCCACCGAGGTCGACGGCCAGGTTCAAGACAAGGAACTGCACATCGTTCTCATGGACAACGGCCGCAGCGACATGCTGAAGGATCCCAAGTTCAAACAGGCGTGGCAGTGCATCCGTTGCGCCTCCTGCCTGAACGTCTGCCCGGCCTACCAGATGGTTGGCGGCCACGTCTATGGACATATCTACGCCGGCGGCATCGGCGCCATCTTGACCTTCTTTTTTAACGATCCCACAGACGCGGAAAAACCGCAAAACCTCTGTCTCGGCTGCGGCCGCTGCACCGAGGTCTGCCCCGGCAAGATCCCCATCCCCGATCTGATCCTGGAGATGCGCCGCCGCATGGCTCAGAAAAAAGGCATCGGCCTGATCCCCAAGGCGATCTTTGATCTCGTCGCCAACCGCAAACTGATGCACAGCCTGCTGCGGGTCGCCTCCATCGGCCAGTTCCCCCTGACCGGCGGCAAGCCCTTCATCCGTCACCTGCCCTTTTTCTTCTCTGAGTTGACGAAGGAGCGCAGCCTGCCGGCGGTGGCGCCGAAGCCCTTCCGTGACATCGCCAAAGAGCGGGAGAAGAAAAACACGGGCAAGAAAAAGCGGGTCAACTTCTACGCCGGCTGCCTCATCGACTTTGTCTACCCTCACATCGGCACCGCCGTCTATGACGTCCTCGAGCATGCCGGCTGTGAAGTCTACTTCCCCTGGGAGCAGGCATGCTGCGGCGCTCCGGCCAAGTATATGGGCGACACCGATTCCCAGACCCGCCTGGCCAAGCAAAACGTAGCCGCCATGGAAGAGGGCAACCCTGACTACATCGTCTCCGCTTGCCCGACCTGCACCGTCGCCATGATGGAAGACGTCGTCGAGGTGCTCAAAGAGGACCCCGCCTGGCATGAACGGGCCAAGAAGGTGGCCGCCAAAGTCCGCGACTTCTCCGCCCTGGCTGAGGAACTGGGTGTCAAAGCCCCCGGCAAGAAGAAGAGCCTCAAAGGCAAGTTCACCTACCATGACTCCTGCCACTACCGCCGTCACCTGCACCTGTCCGACGTTCCCCGCAAGCTGCTAACCGAAGTGGCTGGCATGGAATTGGTGGAGATGAAGGACTCTGACCAGTGCTGCGGCATGGCCGGTTCCTACCTGGTCAAGTTCCCCGAAATCTCCGCCCCGATCCTGCAGAAGAAACTGGACAACATCGCCGCCACCGGCAGCGAACTCGTCTGTGTAGACTGCCCCGGCTGCGTCATGCAGATCGCCGGTGGTTTGGATAAACGCCACAGTTCCGTAAAAATCCGGCACACCGCCGAGATCTTGGCGGAAGCGCTCCGCAAAGGTTAA
- a CDS encoding 2-oxoacid:acceptor oxidoreductase family protein: MEQRLIFAGFGGQGVMLTGQLVAYAGMLEGKHVAWIPSYGPEMRGGTANCNVTVSDRPIASPIVYEPTGAIVLNQPSLDKFGPLVIPGGVLLINASLIGESSRRVDIRQLRLAANDLANGLGNLKVANMVLLGALLRLTSVVHVESIMAALQKILPPHRHNLLPVNRAALETGMAQATPAVALQGR, translated from the coding sequence ATGGAGCAGCGATTGATTTTTGCCGGTTTCGGCGGGCAGGGCGTCATGTTAACGGGCCAACTGGTGGCGTACGCCGGGATGCTGGAAGGAAAACATGTGGCATGGATCCCATCGTACGGCCCCGAGATGCGCGGTGGGACGGCCAATTGCAATGTCACCGTCTCCGACCGGCCCATCGCGTCGCCCATCGTCTATGAGCCGACCGGCGCCATTGTCCTAAACCAGCCTTCGCTGGACAAATTTGGTCCATTGGTGATCCCGGGCGGCGTGCTGTTGATCAACGCCTCCCTCATTGGCGAATCCAGTCGGCGTGTCGATATTCGGCAGTTGCGTCTGGCCGCGAATGATCTCGCTAACGGTCTAGGTAATCTCAAGGTGGCCAACATGGTCCTGCTGGGCGCGCTGCTCCGACTGACGAGTGTGGTCCATGTAGAGTCGATCATGGCGGCCTTGCAAAAAATCCTGCCGCCCCACCGCCACAACCTGTTGCCGGTCAACCGGGCAGCTTTGGAGACGGGGATGGCGCAGGCGACGCCGGCCGTTGCGCTACAGGGAAGATAA
- a CDS encoding LutC/YkgG family protein, with protein sequence MSSEKLFSVFKEKAGVMSAQVHRVGTWAQAGDLIADQVKELKAQRVHLFSTPQLEKTNCRATLAKTGVTISDKLDRHELDITDVGITYVPYAVAETGSIFHPETDPLGRAVTMLSPTHIAVVPFNKILPTVADALETVVKDFGAVPGYMSFISGPSRTADIERVLTIGVHGPSKLIVILVDEGV encoded by the coding sequence GTGTCCTCGGAAAAACTTTTTTCCGTTTTTAAGGAAAAGGCGGGGGTCATGTCCGCCCAGGTTCACCGGGTGGGCACGTGGGCTCAAGCTGGCGACCTGATCGCTGATCAGGTCAAAGAGCTGAAGGCGCAACGGGTTCATCTGTTTTCCACCCCACAACTGGAGAAGACAAACTGCCGGGCCACGCTGGCCAAGACCGGGGTCACCATTTCCGATAAACTCGATCGACACGAACTGGATATCACCGATGTGGGCATTACTTACGTTCCGTATGCGGTTGCGGAGACAGGATCAATCTTTCATCCGGAAACGGATCCCCTGGGCCGCGCCGTGACCATGTTGTCGCCGACCCATATCGCTGTCGTTCCTTTCAACAAAATCCTCCCGACCGTCGCCGACGCGCTGGAAACGGTCGTTAAAGACTTTGGCGCGGTCCCCGGCTACATGTCCTTCATCTCCGGACCGAGCCGAACCGCCGACATTGAGCGGGTGCTCACCATCGGCGTCCACGGCCCCAGCAAACTGATTGTCATTCTTGTCGACGAAGGGGTGTAA
- a CDS encoding 3-methyl-2-oxobutanoate dehydrogenase subunit VorB yields the protein MAEKKLMKGNEALAEAAIRAGCRFFFGYPITPQNELLEYMARHLPEVGGTFLQSESEIGAINMVFGASCAGVRVMTSSSGPGISLKQEGISYLAGSELPAVIVNIMRTGPGLGGIAPTQSDYFQATKGGGHGDYRLLVLAPASVQEMADLTALAFEKADEYRNPVLILGDGVLGQMMEPVILPEQAAQERLEKPWATTGKGNNEKAKLITSLYIKPEEAECFNSRLRAKYSAMEERETRFERYRADDAEVIAIAYGTAARLCMAAVDMVRERGIRAGLIRPITLFPFPVEPLRAAAQAGSSFLTVELSTGQMVEDVRLAIEGRQPVEFYGRTGGMVPEPRVIADRLEELARKKASAQMARSDEGGAA from the coding sequence GTGGCTGAAAAGAAGCTGATGAAGGGGAACGAGGCGCTGGCGGAAGCGGCCATCCGGGCCGGTTGCCGTTTTTTCTTCGGCTATCCCATCACTCCGCAAAATGAACTGCTCGAATACATGGCTCGCCACCTGCCGGAGGTGGGTGGGACCTTTCTTCAGTCGGAGAGCGAAATCGGCGCCATCAACATGGTCTTTGGCGCTTCTTGCGCCGGCGTTCGCGTAATGACCTCCTCATCGGGACCTGGCATCAGTCTGAAACAAGAGGGGATCTCTTACCTGGCCGGTTCGGAATTGCCGGCGGTGATCGTCAATATCATGCGCACCGGCCCGGGTTTGGGCGGGATCGCGCCCACGCAGAGCGATTATTTTCAGGCCACCAAGGGCGGCGGCCATGGCGATTATCGACTGCTGGTCCTGGCGCCAGCCTCTGTCCAGGAGATGGCCGATCTGACGGCGCTCGCCTTTGAAAAAGCCGACGAGTACCGCAATCCCGTCCTGATCCTGGGCGACGGCGTGCTTGGACAGATGATGGAACCGGTCATCCTCCCGGAACAAGCCGCTCAAGAGAGGCTGGAAAAGCCCTGGGCCACCACGGGGAAGGGGAACAACGAGAAAGCGAAACTGATCACTTCCTTATATATAAAGCCGGAAGAGGCAGAGTGCTTTAACAGCCGCCTGCGCGCCAAATACAGCGCCATGGAGGAGCGGGAGACTCGTTTCGAGCGCTACAGGGCCGATGACGCGGAGGTCATCGCCATCGCCTACGGCACAGCGGCCCGCCTGTGTATGGCCGCTGTGGACATGGTACGTGAAAGGGGCATTCGCGCCGGCCTGATCCGGCCGATCACGCTGTTTCCTTTCCCGGTAGAGCCCTTGCGGGCGGCCGCCCAGGCCGGATCATCCTTTCTCACGGTGGAACTGAGCACCGGTCAGATGGTGGAGGATGTGCGCCTGGCGATCGAGGGAAGGCAGCCGGTGGAGTTTTACGGGCGCACCGGCGGAATGGTTCCCGAACCGCGGGTCATCGCCGACCGCTTGGAGGAACTGGCCCGGAAAAAAGCGAGCGCTCAGATGGCGCGTTCAGATGAGGGAGGGGCGGCGTAA
- a CDS encoding ABC transporter permease, with the protein MRWTPFWSVFHKEFLHLWRDRPSLAMAAGIPLMMLLIFGYGVNPDVRRLPMSVWDQCRSAESREMMQAFVNTTYFEIKETVEGYGEVNRSLADGRSRVALIIPPDFAANMQTGRLATLQVLIDGTDPQSTRQALTMAQSLVQARGARLLQAKESTILPSFPLDARIRIWYNQELKTHFFTIPALIGLIMQNVTMTLTAFALVREKERGTLEQLIVTPVRPAELILGKLCPYIIVGMLSFTLVLIAGSAWFSVPIRGSLCLLFGLAFLFILTSLSIGMLMSTFSENQLQAMQMAFAFILPSILLSGFVFPRETMPASIRLLGNFIPLTDFLVILRGVFLKESGMGELYREVLSLAAFTVFLFVVALMRFRKRLD; encoded by the coding sequence ATGCGCTGGACCCCTTTTTGGTCAGTCTTTCACAAGGAGTTTCTCCATCTCTGGCGAGATCGCCCCAGCCTGGCCATGGCGGCGGGCATCCCGCTGATGATGCTGCTCATCTTTGGCTATGGCGTCAATCCCGATGTGCGTCGCCTGCCCATGAGTGTCTGGGATCAGTGTCGCAGCGCCGAAAGCAGGGAAATGATGCAGGCCTTTGTCAACACGACCTACTTCGAGATCAAGGAAACTGTCGAAGGCTACGGGGAAGTGAACCGATCGCTTGCAGACGGGCGAAGCCGGGTGGCGCTGATCATCCCGCCAGACTTCGCCGCCAACATGCAAACAGGCCGGTTGGCGACATTGCAGGTCTTAATCGATGGAACCGATCCACAGTCGACTCGCCAGGCGCTGACGATGGCTCAATCGCTCGTGCAAGCTCGCGGCGCCCGGCTCTTGCAAGCAAAAGAATCAACAATTTTACCCTCTTTTCCCTTGGATGCGAGGATCAGAATATGGTATAATCAGGAACTGAAAACCCACTTTTTTACGATCCCTGCCCTCATCGGTTTGATTATGCAGAATGTGACGATGACGTTGACTGCCTTTGCCCTCGTCCGGGAAAAAGAACGAGGCACTTTGGAACAACTGATCGTCACGCCGGTTCGCCCCGCCGAACTGATCCTGGGTAAGCTATGCCCCTACATCATCGTCGGGATGCTCTCCTTTACGCTTGTTCTGATCGCCGGGAGCGCATGGTTCTCCGTTCCCATACGGGGGAGCCTTTGCTTGCTCTTTGGACTGGCATTCTTATTCATCTTGACCTCTCTCAGCATCGGGATGCTCATGTCGACCTTCAGCGAAAATCAATTGCAGGCGATGCAGATGGCCTTTGCCTTTATCCTGCCCAGCATCCTCCTCTCCGGCTTTGTCTTCCCCCGTGAAACGATGCCCGCTTCTATCCGCCTATTGGGAAATTTCATTCCCTTGACTGATTTTCTGGTGATCCTGCGCGGCGTGTTCTTGAAAGAAAGCGGGATGGGGGAGTTGTACCGGGAGGTTCTTTCCCTGGCGGCCTTTACGGTATTTTTGTTCGTGGTGGCATTGATGCGGTTTCGGAAGCGGCTCGATTAA
- a CDS encoding 4Fe-4S binding protein, translating into MPSVLFREERCKGCRLCTAACPVGIVVMDEGRLNAQGFQPAVVTEMDKCRGCAFCARVCPDLVIDVER; encoded by the coding sequence TTGCCGAGTGTCCTGTTCCGGGAAGAACGCTGTAAGGGGTGCCGTCTTTGTACGGCGGCATGTCCGGTGGGGATCGTTGTCATGGATGAAGGCCGGTTGAATGCCCAGGGTTTTCAGCCGGCCGTGGTGACAGAGATGGACAAGTGCCGGGGATGCGCTTTTTGCGCCCGTGTCTGCCCTGATCTGGTGATTGACGTAGAGCGATAG
- a CDS encoding HlyD family secretion protein has translation MQSKKVILSLALTSLLGTAAFLPDLTDRQLSWLRRADPKETCYSGFVEAYAFTVASEVAGRLQALPVREGASVAEGTVIAQLDGTYAELRLRQAEAVVATARAESRGGEVAQAERSLDMARWEWERHTIRTWRGGTVQRIHVQQGQTVAPGAPIATLMDRKELKVRVYVPADALPCFSPEGKVHVSVGKEVYAGRVEQISDQEEFSPLLNGGAGDRRDLVFAVNIAIQEGWERLRPGMPVQVTPVGRDD, from the coding sequence ATGCAGTCCAAGAAAGTGATTCTATCTTTGGCGTTAACATCGCTTTTGGGGACGGCCGCTTTTCTGCCTGATCTGACTGACCGGCAGTTATCATGGTTGCGCCGCGCCGATCCGAAAGAGACCTGTTATTCCGGTTTCGTAGAAGCCTATGCTTTTACGGTTGCGTCGGAAGTGGCCGGGCGACTCCAAGCGCTGCCGGTGCGAGAGGGCGCTTCGGTGGCGGAAGGGACAGTGATCGCCCAACTGGATGGAACCTATGCGGAACTGCGCCTGCGGCAGGCGGAGGCCGTCGTCGCAACGGCGCGGGCGGAAAGTAGGGGAGGAGAGGTCGCTCAGGCGGAGCGTTCTTTGGACATGGCTCGCTGGGAATGGGAGCGTCATACCATACGAACTTGGCGGGGAGGAACGGTGCAGCGCATCCATGTCCAACAGGGTCAGACCGTTGCGCCGGGGGCGCCGATCGCCACCCTTATGGATAGGAAGGAGTTAAAGGTGCGCGTCTATGTGCCGGCGGATGCATTGCCTTGTTTTTCTCCAGAGGGAAAGGTGCATGTGAGCGTGGGAAAGGAGGTCTACGCCGGGAGGGTGGAACAGATCAGCGATCAGGAGGAGTTTAGCCCATTGCTCAACGGTGGGGCAGGTGACCGTCGTGACCTTGTCTTTGCCGTAAATATCGCGATCCAGGAAGGCTGGGAGCGACTGCGTCCGGGTATGCCTGTTCAGGTGACTCCCGTCGGCAGAGACGATTAA
- a CDS encoding copper amine oxidase N-terminal domain-containing protein: MRIIIRKTCFVAVVLSLMFSLSSEWSEAQLAAPSGRNGAEPQPVIVLNGLPMEFVPRPRIERGYVLAPLRPLAEALGADVTYDNKKRKVVIRRDNLCLEVQAPPLNQKWWPWERGNRVSGKIEDSRMLVPVYWLGRHLGDGWTWDKQTETGYLRGGSPWRDEDYLAFTRWAEILWMRVAAKDNAKLLKERGLEPPPAMRREEELQHFLGAYWSRDNVQSLWQSRYGGKEAAAVSKMGNDGIIDATAVHSWRVASRTPEEILVEGYLPGQGKYRFTGQKVTYVLRPDNRGALKIQERRVGASS, from the coding sequence TTGAGAATCATCATCCGAAAAACCTGTTTTGTGGCAGTGGTCCTTTCGCTCATGTTTTCGCTTTCTTCCGAGTGGAGCGAGGCCCAGTTGGCGGCCCCTTCCGGCCGAAACGGTGCGGAACCGCAGCCGGTTATTGTATTGAACGGGCTGCCCATGGAGTTTGTCCCGCGACCTCGCATCGAGCGCGGCTATGTCTTGGCGCCCCTGCGCCCGCTGGCCGAGGCCTTGGGGGCGGATGTCACCTATGATAATAAAAAACGCAAAGTCGTCATCCGGCGGGACAACCTTTGCCTGGAGGTTCAAGCGCCGCCGCTGAATCAAAAGTGGTGGCCTTGGGAACGAGGGAACCGTGTTTCAGGCAAGATTGAAGACAGCCGCATGCTGGTGCCCGTTTACTGGCTCGGTCGCCATCTGGGGGACGGATGGACCTGGGACAAGCAAACAGAGACAGGCTACTTGAGGGGCGGCTCCCCCTGGCGTGACGAGGATTATTTGGCTTTTACTCGCTGGGCCGAGATCCTCTGGATGCGGGTGGCAGCGAAAGATAACGCAAAATTATTGAAGGAACGCGGTCTGGAACCGCCGCCGGCGATGCGCCGCGAGGAGGAACTGCAGCATTTTCTTGGCGCCTATTGGTCCCGCGATAACGTGCAGTCACTCTGGCAAAGCCGCTATGGAGGCAAGGAAGCAGCGGCTGTGAGCAAGATGGGGAATGATGGGATCATCGACGCAACAGCCGTCCATAGTTGGCGCGTTGCCAGCCGGACGCCGGAGGAAATACTGGTGGAGGGCTATCTGCCCGGACAAGGGAAATATCGTTTCACAGGCCAGAAGGTCACCTATGTCCTGCGGCCCGATAACCGAGGGGCTCTAAAAATTCAGGAACGGCGGGTTGGCGCGTCCAGTTGA
- a CDS encoding thiamine pyrophosphate-dependent enzyme, with protein MGTKLFSRPDCLRDVPTHYCPGCHHGIIHRLVAEAIDELELASRTIGVAPVGCSVFIYDYIDTDFIQASHGRAPAVATGVKRALPDRIVFTYQGDGDLAAIGTSEIIHTAARGENVTVIFVNNAIYGMTGGQSAPTTLPGQSTTTTPNGRDIVADGAPIQVCEMLNTLQRPALISRVSVHTPAQLARAKKAIRRAFRCQQEGRGFSFVEVLSACPTNWAMTPLAANQWLEQQMLPYYPIKDFRKPEGVQ; from the coding sequence ATGGGAACAAAATTATTCAGCCGGCCTGACTGCCTGCGCGATGTGCCCACCCATTACTGCCCGGGATGCCATCACGGCATTATTCACCGGCTGGTGGCGGAAGCCATCGACGAGTTGGAACTGGCGTCGCGCACGATCGGGGTCGCCCCTGTCGGCTGTTCTGTCTTCATTTATGATTATATCGACACCGACTTTATCCAGGCCTCCCACGGTCGCGCGCCAGCTGTTGCCACCGGTGTCAAGCGGGCGCTGCCCGACCGGATCGTCTTCACCTATCAGGGCGATGGCGACCTGGCTGCCATCGGCACGTCGGAGATCATTCACACAGCGGCGCGCGGCGAGAATGTGACGGTGATCTTTGTCAACAACGCCATCTATGGCATGACCGGCGGCCAATCCGCCCCAACCACCCTTCCCGGCCAGTCCACCACAACGACTCCGAATGGCCGCGACATCGTCGCCGACGGCGCCCCTATCCAGGTCTGTGAGATGCTCAACACACTGCAGCGTCCCGCCTTGATCAGTCGCGTCTCTGTCCATACGCCGGCCCAACTGGCGCGGGCCAAAAAAGCGATCCGCCGCGCCTTCCGGTGCCAGCAAGAGGGAAGGGGATTCTCCTTCGTGGAGGTGTTGTCGGCCTGTCCCACCAACTGGGCGATGACGCCCCTGGCCGCCAACCAGTGGCTGGAACAGCAGATGCTGCCCTACTACCCGATCAAGGATTTTCGGAAACCCGAGGGGGTGCAATGA